The following are encoded together in the Gordonia insulae genome:
- a CDS encoding TetR/AcrR family transcriptional regulator: MSETTPITRRASYGPSSPEVGSRGANTRTKIVDVSLDLFGRVGFFNTSVDAIAKEADISRATLYQYFPGKDEIFLELLDVCGRALFRVARRIGPLGPTKVGFDNLNWWLGEWSWVFDRYSTMFVQWTSVAMADTSVRPQIDSFMSGYTRMVTARLEQSELHGIEPRVAAMAMIAIVHRMNLFLATDRTYGRDTQAVVDSLSVYLQLLLFPDTPSSVLNSIPLETPPENPVINVPPLPSIAGLSMDDRTANLSKRAVNTVRTLVDAGAKQFQLKGYHRTSVDDIVEEAGLARGTFYKYFSEKQDLLVTVSIEGIRHALEHAERLSKIDLTDPDTTELRAWISSFTGFMTRFSGSIGAWTEKTTDNDIVTQLGICGQAAMDSAMVADLVTRKRDYHFDPVIAAIIFRSLVTRVPQAAQELSPPLSEDEIADLVIDCVGRGFFSHLT, from the coding sequence GTGTCAGAAACAACGCCGATCACGCGCCGAGCCAGTTACGGCCCGTCCAGCCCAGAAGTGGGCAGCCGGGGCGCCAACACGCGTACCAAAATCGTTGACGTCTCGCTGGACCTGTTCGGGCGCGTCGGGTTCTTCAACACCTCGGTCGATGCGATCGCCAAGGAAGCCGACATCTCCAGGGCGACGCTCTACCAATACTTTCCCGGCAAGGACGAGATCTTCCTGGAACTGCTCGATGTCTGTGGACGGGCACTGTTCCGCGTGGCGCGGCGCATCGGACCGCTGGGTCCCACCAAAGTTGGATTCGACAATCTCAATTGGTGGCTGGGCGAGTGGAGTTGGGTCTTCGACCGCTATTCCACGATGTTCGTGCAGTGGACCAGCGTCGCGATGGCCGACACCTCTGTGCGACCGCAGATCGATTCGTTCATGTCCGGTTACACACGGATGGTCACCGCCCGGCTCGAGCAGTCGGAGCTACACGGCATCGAACCGCGGGTGGCCGCGATGGCGATGATCGCCATCGTGCACCGCATGAACCTGTTCCTCGCCACCGACCGAACCTACGGTCGCGACACCCAGGCCGTCGTCGACTCGTTGTCGGTCTACCTCCAATTGCTCCTGTTCCCCGACACGCCGTCGTCCGTGCTGAACAGCATTCCGTTGGAGACGCCGCCCGAGAACCCGGTGATCAACGTACCTCCGCTACCGTCGATCGCTGGTCTGTCGATGGACGACAGGACCGCGAATCTCAGCAAGCGCGCGGTCAACACAGTCCGAACGCTGGTGGACGCGGGCGCCAAACAGTTCCAGCTCAAGGGCTACCACCGGACCAGCGTCGACGACATCGTCGAAGAGGCGGGACTGGCCCGCGGCACCTTTTACAAATACTTCAGTGAGAAGCAGGATCTGCTGGTCACCGTCAGCATCGAGGGCATCCGGCACGCCCTCGAACACGCCGAGCGTTTGAGCAAGATCGATCTCACGGATCCCGACACCACCGAACTGCGCGCCTGGATCAGCAGCTTCACGGGCTTCATGACGCGATTCTCGGGCTCCATCGGCGCATGGACCGAAAAGACCACGGACAACGACATCGTGACCCAATTGGGCATCTGCGGACAGGCGGCCATGGATTCGGCGATGGTGGCCGATCTGGTCACCCGCAAACGTGACTACCATTTCGACCCGGTCATCGCCGCAATCATCTTCCGGTCGTTGGTGACCCGGGTTCCGCAAGCCGCACAGGAACTCTCACCACCATTGTCGGAAGACGAGATCGCCGACCTCGTGATCGACTGCGTCGGGCGAGGCTTCTTCAGCCATCTGACCTGA
- a CDS encoding SDR family NAD(P)-dependent oxidoreductase, translating into MDITRASALVTGGAGGLGEATVRTLAAAGTSVVIADLNDEKGKALEVELGDHVRYVSTDVLDESSVNAALAVANELAPLRIVVNAHGGSAGASRVVGRDGEPASFEQFQWYINLFLNGTFNVLRLGAAAMAKNEPDEAGNRGVIVNTASIAAFEGQIGQTAYSAAKGGVVGLTLPAARDLTKQGIRVMAIAPGTFFTPAFKMEREEAEKHWGSGVPYPNRMGSPAEYAALVEHIAENDYLNGEVIRIDGALRFGPK; encoded by the coding sequence ATGGATATCACCCGCGCATCAGCGCTCGTCACCGGTGGCGCCGGAGGTCTCGGCGAGGCCACCGTTCGTACGCTGGCCGCCGCCGGCACCTCGGTGGTCATCGCCGACCTCAACGACGAGAAGGGCAAAGCCCTCGAAGTCGAACTCGGCGACCACGTCCGCTATGTCAGTACCGATGTGCTCGACGAGAGCAGCGTAAACGCGGCTCTCGCCGTAGCCAATGAGCTTGCCCCCCTTCGGATCGTCGTCAATGCCCACGGCGGCTCCGCGGGCGCGTCCCGCGTTGTCGGCCGTGACGGGGAGCCGGCGTCCTTCGAGCAATTCCAGTGGTACATCAACCTTTTCCTCAACGGGACCTTCAATGTGCTGCGTCTCGGCGCGGCGGCGATGGCGAAGAACGAGCCCGACGAAGCCGGCAATCGAGGTGTCATCGTCAACACCGCCAGCATCGCCGCATTCGAGGGCCAGATCGGCCAAACGGCGTACTCCGCCGCCAAGGGCGGTGTTGTGGGACTGACCTTGCCTGCCGCACGCGACCTGACGAAACAGGGCATCCGTGTGATGGCGATCGCGCCGGGTACCTTCTTCACCCCCGCATTCAAGATGGAGCGAGAAGAGGCCGAAAAGCACTGGGGATCAGGCGTCCCCTACCCGAACCGGATGGGTAGCCCCGCAGAGTACGCGGCGTTGGTCGAGCACATCGCCGAGAACGACTACCTCAACGGCGAGGTCATCCGTATCGACGGAGCCTTGCGTTTCGGACCGAAGTAG
- a CDS encoding CaiB/BaiF CoA transferase family protein — protein sequence MNSLPLAGITVISLEQAVAAPYATRQLADLGARVIKIERPGVGDFARGYDDTVHGESSYFVWLNRSKESLTLDLKSAVGQQLLRELLTDADVFLQNLGPGATRRMGLGADDLKDSHPRLIVCDITGYGEGPWQSRKAYDLLVQAEAGLLSVSGTEQEVAKAGISVADIAAGSFAYSGILAALYSRATTGDAPAVTVSLFEALAEWMGSPMYYSQYGGTPSRRTGARHATIAPYGPFSVGDGGTVLLAIQNQPEWERFCTQVLDLPGLVDDPRFAKNPVRVLNREELEAIVTAAIEPLSADELEKKLEAAGIANARMNTMEQLWDHPVLSERERWRDVQTPGGQVRALLPPAVLRGVQARMDPVPALGEHTIAILRELGRDDAEIARLREVHVV from the coding sequence ATGAACTCGTTGCCGCTCGCCGGCATCACGGTGATCAGTCTGGAGCAAGCGGTGGCCGCTCCGTACGCCACTCGCCAACTGGCCGATCTCGGGGCGCGCGTCATCAAGATCGAGCGGCCCGGGGTCGGGGACTTCGCGCGGGGATACGATGACACGGTCCATGGGGAATCGAGCTACTTCGTCTGGCTCAACCGCTCCAAGGAATCGCTCACGTTGGACCTCAAGAGCGCTGTGGGGCAACAGTTGCTGCGAGAACTTCTGACCGACGCGGACGTGTTCCTGCAGAACCTCGGACCGGGTGCGACCCGCCGGATGGGGCTGGGGGCCGACGACCTCAAGGACTCGCACCCACGACTGATCGTCTGTGACATCACCGGGTACGGAGAAGGGCCTTGGCAGTCGCGGAAGGCCTACGATCTGTTGGTTCAGGCCGAGGCCGGATTGCTCAGTGTCAGTGGAACCGAGCAGGAGGTCGCAAAGGCGGGAATCTCGGTTGCCGACATCGCGGCGGGTAGCTTCGCCTATTCCGGCATCCTTGCCGCTCTCTATTCTCGGGCGACAACGGGCGATGCTCCGGCAGTGACGGTCTCGCTGTTCGAGGCACTCGCCGAGTGGATGGGTTCACCGATGTACTACTCGCAGTACGGAGGAACCCCTTCGCGTCGGACGGGTGCACGGCACGCGACGATCGCCCCGTACGGCCCTTTCAGCGTCGGCGATGGCGGCACCGTGCTGCTGGCGATACAGAATCAACCCGAATGGGAACGGTTCTGCACTCAGGTCCTGGACCTGCCCGGGCTGGTCGACGATCCGCGATTCGCAAAGAACCCTGTGCGCGTGCTCAACCGCGAAGAGTTGGAGGCGATCGTTACTGCGGCGATCGAGCCACTCAGCGCGGACGAACTGGAGAAGAAGCTCGAAGCCGCGGGTATCGCAAATGCCAGGATGAACACGATGGAGCAACTCTGGGATCACCCGGTCCTGTCCGAACGCGAGCGCTGGCGCGACGTCCAGACGCCGGGCGGACAGGTCCGGGCGCTCCTACCGCCGGCGGTGCTGCGTGGAGTCCAGGCCAGAATGGATCCGGTGCCGGCGCTGGGCGAACACACCATCGCCATTCTGCGAGAGCTCGGCAGGGATGACGCAGAGATCGCTCGGCTCCGCGAAGTGCATGTCGTCTGA